The window GCCTGCGGTCTGGCGGGCCTCTGCTATGCGGAACTGGCTTCGACCATGCCGGTTTCGGGTTCGGCCTACACCTACGCCTACGGCACCCTGGGCGAGGTCTTCGCCTGGGTCATGGGCTGGCTGCTGGTGCTGGAATACGGCGTCGCGGCCTCGACCGTGGCGGTCGGCTGGTCCGGCTATGTCGTGTCGATCCTGAACGACTTCGGCCTCAGCGCCAGTCTATTCCCGACAATAAGTTTCGCGGGTGGCGAAGGTCCCCAGTGGGCGACGCCCCTGATCCAGTATGTCGCCAGCGGACCTGATGCAGGCTTCCCGATGACGGGCACTTTCAACCTCGTCGCCGCTATCGGCATCGCCGCCGTTTGCGGCCTGCTGGTCCTGGGCGTGTCGGAATCGGCGAACATCAACAACGCCATCGTCGTCATCAAGATCATCGTCCTGCTGACCTTCATCGCGGTGGGCATCCAGTACATCAACCCGGCCAACTGGCAGCCCTTCATCCCGGCCCAGGGCGACAGCTGGGACCAGTTCGGCGTTGGCGGCATCTTCCGCGGCGCGTCGATCATCTTCTTCGCCTACGTCGGCTTCGAGGCCGTCTCGACCGCTGCGGCCGAGGCCAAGAACCCGTCCAAGGACGTGCCGGTCGGCATCCTGGGCGCCTTGTTCGTCTGCACCCTGATCTACATGGCCGTGGCTGCTGTCATGACCGGCGTGGTTCCCTACCTGGAACTGGCTTCGCCGGCTCCGATCGCCGTCGCCATCGACCGCATGGGTCTGGAATGGGCCAATGTGCCGCTGGCGGCTGCGCCGAACGGCCACCTGAACCTGATCGCGTTCCTGATCAAGATCGGCGCCGTCACCGGCCTGTCCTCGGTCATGCTGGTGCTCTGCTACGGCCAGACGCGCATCTTCTACACCATGGCCCGCGACGGCCTGCTGCCGAAGGTGTTCGCCACCATCCACCCGAAGTTCCGCACCCCGTGGATCGGCACCATCCTGCTGGGCATCGTGATCGCTATCGCGGCCTCCTTCCTGCCGATCTCGATCCTCGGCGACCTCGTGTCGCTGGGCACGGCCACGGCCTTCGCCATCGTCTGCCTGTCGGTCATCGTCCTGCGCATCAAGCATCCGGAGATGGAGCGTCCGTTCAAGGTTCCGGGCGGCATCGTCACCGCCGTTCTGGGCATCCTGGCCTGCCTGGCGCTGGCCTCGTTCAACTTCATCCCCATGGTTCAGCACGCCCTGAACGACAACCCGCTGCCCCTGACCATCCTGGGCATCTACGCGGTCGTCGGCGCCCTGATCTACGGCCTCTACGGCTTCGCCCACTCGAAGCTGGCCAAGGGCATCGACATCACCGAAGACACCACGCTGGAAACGGCTGTGGAGGCTCTCGGCCACGGCGTCGACAACAAGAAGGACTGATCCCTGGATCAGTCCCCTCGGCCTCAAGCATCGCAAGCGCGATAGGCCAAAAAAGAGAAAGGCCCCGGATTGCTCCGGGGCCTTTTTTCATGCCGGCGGCCAATGGCCGATTGCCCAAGCCCGCGCTCTCGCTTACAGGCATCCGCCTACCTGTGCGGATGTGGCGGAACTGGTAGACGCACCAGATTTAGGTTCTGGCGCCGAGAGGCGTGGAGGTTCGAGTCCTCTCATCCGCACCATAGGCTCAGCCGGGATAGAGCCCAGCCAGCACCCCAGGGATCAGTCCCGGCAGGTCTTCGGCGATCAACCCCGGTCCGAACCGTCCCGCCGCATCCGCGTGCATCCATACCGCCGCACAGGCCGCGTCGAAGCTGTCCATGTGCTGGGCCAACAGTCCGCCGATCATCCCTGCCAGAACGTCGCCGCTGCCCGCCGTCGCCAGCCAGGGCGCGCCGTTGCCGTTGACGACGCAGCGCCCGTCCGGCGCCGCGATGACGGTGGCGCTGCCCTTGAGCACCACAACGCACCCCACTCGCTCTGCAGCCTCTATTGCCGCCGCCTCGCGCCCCTTGGCCAGAAGGCCTGGGAACAGCCGCTCGAACTCGCCTTCATGCGGCGTCAGCACGTCGTCGCGGTCCAGACAGGCGAACAGGTCGCCGGGCCGGTCACGAAACAGGGTCAGGGCGTCCGCGTCGATCACCAGGGCCGCTCCGGTCCGCGCCAGGGCCGCGACATTGGCCGCTGTCGCATCGGTAAGACCTGCAGCGGGCCCGATGACCACAGCGTCCATCGGTTGGGCTAGCTCCGCCAGTTGATCTCCCGACACGAAGCTGGCCAACATGACCGCTTCGAGCGTCGGAGCCAGAACGGGCGCCGCATCCGGCGGACAGAACAACTTCACCAGACCCGCGCCGATTCTCAGGCCCGCCCGCGCGGCCAGCCTGGCCGCACCGGTCGACAGAGCGCCGCCGGACACCACCCCGAGACGGCCGCGCGCATGCTTGTGCGCCTCTGCGCCGGGCCAGGGCAGCCGGCCTTGCCATGTCATGGGGTCGTTGATCGGGTTCATGATCGAATTCCGTTCACGGATGGCCTCTACGCACGAAAATTGCTTGCCTTATTGTGCAATGCAATGTCCCTTTACCCCCCGAGCGTCGGACCAACCAAGGGAGCCGGCTCGGGACTCGCCATGAAGAAGATTGAAGCCGTCATCAAGCCGTTCAAGCTGGATGAAGTGAAAGACGCTCTCCAGGACATCGGGGTGCAGGGGATGACTGTGCTGGAGGCCAAGGGATACGGCCGTCAGAAGGGTCATTCCGAGCTCTATCGCGGCGCCGAGTACGTCATCGACTTCCTGCCCAAGATCAAGATCGAGGTCGTCGTGGCCGATGATCTGGCTCCCGCCGTCATCGACGCCATCCAGACCGCCGCCCGCACCGGCAAGATCGGCGACGGAAAGATCTTCGTCTCCGCGTTGGAAGACGTGATCCGTATCCGCACCGGCGAAACCGGCGCCCAGGCTATCTGACCCCACCACCACGGCCGTCCCGCAAGGGCGGCCGCTTTTCGTTTCTCCTCCCCGAACTGACAGGACTTCGAGAATGAGCGCCGCCCAAAAGATCCTTCAAGAGATCAAGGAAAAAGACGTCCAGTACGTCGATATCCGCTTCACCGACACGCGCGGCCGCCTGCAGCACGTGACCTTCGACATCGACATGGTCGATGAGGAGTTCCTGGAAGAAGGCACCATGTTCGACGGCTCGTCGATCGCGGGCTGGAAGGCCATCAACGAGTCCGACATGCTGCTGAAGCCGGACCTGACGCGCGCCTACATCGACCCCTTCTATCAACAGACCACGCTCTTCCTGTTCTGCGACGTCCTCAGCCCCGACACGGGCGAACCCTACAACCGCGACAGCCGCTCGATGGCCAAGAAGGCCCTGGCCTATGTTCAGTCCTCGGGCGTGGGCGATGTGGTCTATTTTGGCCCGGAAGCCGAGTTCTTTATCTTCGACGACGTGCGCTGGAACACCGCTCCGCACAACACCGGCTACAGCTTCGACTCGATCGAACTGCCGTCCAACACCGGGGCTGAATACGCCGAGGGCAACCTGGGCCACCGTCCGGGCCACAAGGGCGGCTACTTCCCCGTCAACCCGGTCGACTCGGCCCAGGACCTGCGCGGCGAAATGCTGGGCGTGATGAAGGACCTGGGCATGGACCCGGAGAAGCATCACCACGAGGTCGCCCCGGCGCAGCACGAACTGGGCCTGAAGTTCAGCGACCTGCTGACCATGGCCGACCGCCTGCAGCTCTACAAATACGTGATCCACAACGTGGCCGCCGCCTACGGCAAGTCGGCGACCTTCATGGCCAAGCCCATGTTCGCCGACAACGGCTCGGGCATGCACGTCCACATGTCGATCTGGAAGGACGGCAAGCCCCAGTTCGCCGGCGACAAGTACGCCGGGCTGTCGCAAGAGTGTCTGTGGTACATCGGCGGCATCATCAAGCACGCCAAGGCCATCAACGCCTTCGCCAACTCGACCACCAACTCCTACAAGCGCCTGGTGCCCGGCTATGAAGCCCCGGTGAAGCTGGCCTATTCGGCCAGCAACCGTTCGGCCTCGATCCGCATCCCGCACGTCTCGTCGCCCAAGGCCAAGCGTCTGGAAGCCCGTTTCCCCGACCCGATGGGCAACCCCTACCTGACCTTTGTCGCTCTGCTGATGGCTGGCCTTGACGGCATCGAGAACCGCATCGATCCGGGCGCCGCCGCCGACAAGAACCTCTACGATCTTCCGCCGGAAGAGCGCGGCTCGATCCCCGAGGTCGCCGGTTCGCTGAAGGAAGCTCTGGAAGCCCTCGACGCCGACCGCGCCTTCCTCAAGAAGGGCGGCGTCATGGATGACGACTTCATCGACAGCTACATCGCGCTGAAGTCGGAAGAGGTCGCCCGTCTGCAGTTGCACCCGCACCCGGTCGAATTCGACATGTACTACAGCTGCTGATCCCTGGATCAGTCTGACGATCAAGGCGCCGAGCGGAAACGCTCGGCGCCTTTTTCTTTCTTAAGATCAAACAACAAAAAAGCCCGGCGCTTGTACGCCGGGCCCTTCCTGTCCTTGGACGCCAGAGCCCGTCAGACCAGACGGCTCTGCACCACGGCGGCGCCTATGAAGCTGGCGAACAGCGGGTGTGGCTTGAACGGGCGGCTCTTCAGCTCCGGATGGTACTGCACGCCGATGAACCAGGGATGGTCCGGACGCTCCACCGTTTCCGGCAGGACGCCGTCAGGCGACAGGCCGGCAAAGACCAGGCCCGCCTTTTCCTCGATCGCGTCACGGTAGTTGATATTCACCTCGTAGCGGTGACGGTGACGCTCGCTGATCTCGGTCGCGCCATAGATCTCGGCGATCCTGGAGCCCGCCTTGAGCGTCGAGTCATAGGCGCCCAAACGCATGGTGCCACCCAGATCGCCACCCTGCTGACGCAGCACGCGCTGGTTGCCTTGCGTCCATTCGGTCATCAGGCCGACGACGGGTTCGTCGGCAGGGCCGAACTCGGTCGAGGTCGCCTTGGGGAAGCCCGCCAGATTCCGCGCCGCCTCGATCACGGCCATCTGCATGCCGAAGCAGATACCGAAGTAAGGAATATTGCGCTCACGGGCGAAACGCGCCGCCTCGATCTTGCCCTCGGCGCCGCGCTCGCCGAAGCCGCCGGGGACCAGGACCGCATGCGCGCCCGCCAGACGGGTCTCGCAAGCCTCAGGATCGCCCTCAAAAGTGTCGGCCTCAACCCAGTCGATGTTGACCTTGACGTTGTTGGCCACGCCGCCGTGATGCAGCGCCTCGATCAGGGACTTATAGGCGTCCTTGAGCACGGTATATTTGCCGACCACGGCGATGGTGACTTCGCCGTCCGGGTGCAGACGACGGCGCACGATCTCTTCCCAGCCGGTCAGATCGGGCTGGGGGGCATCGGTGATGCCGAAGTGGGCCAGGACTTCGCTGTCCAGCCCTTCGCGGTGATAGTCCAGCGGCACGGCGTAGATGTCGGCTGAGTCCATGGCCTGGATCACGCCGCTTTCGCGCACATTGCAGAACTGGCCGATCTTGCGCTTTTCCTCGGCCGGGATCGGCTGTTCACAGCGGCACAGCAGGATATCCGGCTGGATGCCGATGGAGCGCAGTTCCTTGACCGAGTGCTGGGTCGGCTTGGTCTTCATTTCGCCAGCCGTCTTGATGAACGGCAGCAGAGTCAGATGGACGAAGCAGGACTGGCCGCGCGGCAGATCCTGGCCCAGCTGGCGGATGGCCTCGAAGAAGGGCAGGCCCTCGATGTCCCCGACGGTGCCGCCGATCTCGACCAGAACGAAGTCCACGTCCTCGCCGTCATCGGTCTTGGCCGGGCTGAGGCAGAACTGCTTGATCTGGTCAGTGACGTGCGGGATCACCTGAACGGTGGCGCCCAGGTAGTCGCCACGACGCTCCTTCTCCAGGATGGTCGAATAGATGCGGCCCGTCGTGACGTTGTCCGACTTGGCGGCCGAAACGCCCGTGAAGCGCTCATAGTGGCCCAGATCGAGGTCGGTCTCGGCGCCGTCGTCGGTCACGAAGACCTCGCCGTGCTGATAGGGGCTCATCGTCCCCGGATCGACGTTCAGATAGGGGTCCAGCTTACGCAGACGGACCTTGTAACCTCGTGCCTGCAAAAGAGCGCCGAGAGCGGCGGAGGCGAGGCCTTTTCCTAGCGAGGAAACCACGCCGCCGGTGATGAACACATAGCGAGCCATGGGCGGACACCTTACTCCATGATTCGCGGCGGGAGCATGGCCCGACGCAAAACATCTGTTGAACAAAAGAAGAAAGCGCGCCCTGCGGCGCGCTTTCGGGGATTTCGTATCTGTCGGCGGCTTACTGCGCCGGTGCGGGCGCCGGGGCCGGAGCGGAAGCGGCCGGGAGGCTGGCTTCCAGATCGTCCAGCGACGGGGCGACCGGTGCGGTCGGCGTCGGAGCAGCCGGTTCAGCCGGAGCCGTCTGCTGCTCATTGCCCACGGCGATGGCTCCGACGGCGTCGGCGTCGATCACCGAACGCGAACCGCGAGCAAAGTTGCCGGCGATGGTCAGGCTGATGGCGCAAACAAAGAAGGCGATGGCCAGGATCGACGTGGCCCGCGTCAGCAGGTTGCCCGCGCCGCGCGCGGTCATGAAGCCCGACGGGCCTCCGCCCATGCCCAGGGCGCCGCCCTCGGAACGTTGCAGCAGGATCACGGCCGTCAGGGCGACCGAGATCAGGATCATGGCGACGAGCAAGATGGTCTGGAGCATGGTGTCAATCATGTGGGCGCGCAGATGCGCCGATCAAGCGGCGGCGTCTAACACCGATGCGGGACCGGGGCAAACGCCGAACGAACTGTGGCTCGAAATCCTCGTCTAGACGGCGCGGATAATGCCCAGGAAATCCTCGGCCTTCAGCGAGGCGCCGCCGACCAGAGCGCCGCCGACGTCAGCCACAGCCAAAATCTCGGCGGCGTTCGACGGCTTGACCGAGCCGCCATAGAGGATGGGCGCGACACGACCGCCCTCACCCAGCTTGGCCACCATCGCGGCGCGCACGGCG of the Brevundimonas pondensis genome contains:
- the secG gene encoding preprotein translocase subunit SecG, encoding MLQTILLVAMILISVALTAVILLQRSEGGALGMGGGPSGFMTARGAGNLLTRATSILAIAFFVCAISLTIAGNFARGSRSVIDADAVGAIAVGNEQQTAPAEPAAPTPTAPVAPSLDDLEASLPAASAPAPAPAPAQ
- a CDS encoding CTP synthase, whose protein sequence is MARYVFITGGVVSSLGKGLASAALGALLQARGYKVRLRKLDPYLNVDPGTMSPYQHGEVFVTDDGAETDLDLGHYERFTGVSAAKSDNVTTGRIYSTILEKERRGDYLGATVQVIPHVTDQIKQFCLSPAKTDDGEDVDFVLVEIGGTVGDIEGLPFFEAIRQLGQDLPRGQSCFVHLTLLPFIKTAGEMKTKPTQHSVKELRSIGIQPDILLCRCEQPIPAEEKRKIGQFCNVRESGVIQAMDSADIYAVPLDYHREGLDSEVLAHFGITDAPQPDLTGWEEIVRRRLHPDGEVTIAVVGKYTVLKDAYKSLIEALHHGGVANNVKVNIDWVEADTFEGDPEACETRLAGAHAVLVPGGFGERGAEGKIEAARFARERNIPYFGICFGMQMAVIEAARNLAGFPKATSTEFGPADEPVVGLMTEWTQGNQRVLRQQGGDLGGTMRLGAYDSTLKAGSRIAEIYGATEISERHRHRYEVNINYRDAIEEKAGLVFAGLSPDGVLPETVERPDHPWFIGVQYHPELKSRPFKPHPLFASFIGAAVVQSRLV
- a CDS encoding amino acid permease, with the translated sequence MSADGVKPAGNRLFLKKSIAQIQKEAAKSELKRTLGPMNLMSLGIGAIIGAGIFVLTGQVASAHAGPAIMFSFVIAGIACGLAGLCYAELASTMPVSGSAYTYAYGTLGEVFAWVMGWLLVLEYGVAASTVAVGWSGYVVSILNDFGLSASLFPTISFAGGEGPQWATPLIQYVASGPDAGFPMTGTFNLVAAIGIAAVCGLLVLGVSESANINNAIVVIKIIVLLTFIAVGIQYINPANWQPFIPAQGDSWDQFGVGGIFRGASIIFFAYVGFEAVSTAAAEAKNPSKDVPVGILGALFVCTLIYMAVAAVMTGVVPYLELASPAPIAVAIDRMGLEWANVPLAAAPNGHLNLIAFLIKIGAVTGLSSVMLVLCYGQTRIFYTMARDGLLPKVFATIHPKFRTPWIGTILLGIVIAIAASFLPISILGDLVSLGTATAFAIVCLSVIVLRIKHPEMERPFKVPGGIVTAVLGILACLALASFNFIPMVQHALNDNPLPLTILGIYAVVGALIYGLYGFAHSKLAKGIDITEDTTLETAVEALGHGVDNKKD
- a CDS encoding NAD(P)H-hydrate dehydratase, yielding MNPINDPMTWQGRLPWPGAEAHKHARGRLGVVSGGALSTGAARLAARAGLRIGAGLVKLFCPPDAAPVLAPTLEAVMLASFVSGDQLAELAQPMDAVVIGPAAGLTDATAANVAALARTGAALVIDADALTLFRDRPGDLFACLDRDDVLTPHEGEFERLFPGLLAKGREAAAIEAAERVGCVVVLKGSATVIAAPDGRCVVNGNGAPWLATAGSGDVLAGMIGGLLAQHMDSFDAACAAVWMHADAAGRFGPGLIAEDLPGLIPGVLAGLYPG
- a CDS encoding P-II family nitrogen regulator gives rise to the protein MKKIEAVIKPFKLDEVKDALQDIGVQGMTVLEAKGYGRQKGHSELYRGAEYVIDFLPKIKIEVVVADDLAPAVIDAIQTAARTGKIGDGKIFVSALEDVIRIRTGETGAQAI
- the glnA gene encoding type I glutamate--ammonia ligase yields the protein MSAAQKILQEIKEKDVQYVDIRFTDTRGRLQHVTFDIDMVDEEFLEEGTMFDGSSIAGWKAINESDMLLKPDLTRAYIDPFYQQTTLFLFCDVLSPDTGEPYNRDSRSMAKKALAYVQSSGVGDVVYFGPEAEFFIFDDVRWNTAPHNTGYSFDSIELPSNTGAEYAEGNLGHRPGHKGGYFPVNPVDSAQDLRGEMLGVMKDLGMDPEKHHHEVAPAQHELGLKFSDLLTMADRLQLYKYVIHNVAAAYGKSATFMAKPMFADNGSGMHVHMSIWKDGKPQFAGDKYAGLSQECLWYIGGIIKHAKAINAFANSTTNSYKRLVPGYEAPVKLAYSASNRSASIRIPHVSSPKAKRLEARFPDPMGNPYLTFVALLMAGLDGIENRIDPGAAADKNLYDLPPEERGSIPEVAGSLKEALEALDADRAFLKKGGVMDDDFIDSYIALKSEEVARLQLHPHPVEFDMYYSC